A stretch of DNA from Bombus huntii isolate Logan2020A chromosome 15, iyBomHunt1.1, whole genome shotgun sequence:
tttgaaagagtatatgtatgtaaatgtcATTAATATTAGTTAGTAAATTATAGTTAGTAAAAAAGCGCTGATAACAATGTGTACAAACATGTAAGACATTAATATATGGACACAAGTAGTTAGTTAAATATATTAGATAGTATGAAAAGTCTATTCTACAGTTTATAAGATTAAACCATCAccaatataaaatgaaatcaaTATATCACCAAACGTGCTTTCTTCCTCTTGTATTCTGTACGTGATTGATGAGGTTTCACACAAACCAAATTCTGAAAGATACCTTTCTATGTATTAGAATTCGCGAAATTGTCAAtgacgaaattaattttttcaaaaattttgtaagattacttttaatatttatgattCGACCCATGACCATTACAACTGATATAAGTCACAATAAAAGTTTAATATTGAAAAGCTATTCCAACATTCTGCGACATGCTGCTGCTTTattacattaaataaatatacttgACTTGAacagaaaaaagaattaaaagactTGTATGCTGTATTTAACGATGCACTTATCGAGAATACTCTAGgatcttttaaaataaattttgcacACCGAAAAATATAGCAGccattaatatattataagaattatttaattaacattaTGTCCAAAGCATGAAAAATACTGTAACATGAAATCACTACCTTGATTGGACTTGAGTGTTCTTTGCCACCCTTACTTGATTTCTGTAAAATAATGTATTGAATAAGATATAgttatagaaaattaatagtttgCAACATAATACTACTTCCAGCATGCGTAATGTGGCATAGCACTTACATATGGCACAAAAATATCATAACTCAAGCATTGCATAGAGATTAATTACATACCTAATACAACTActaaaaagaaattcatattattgtttaatatattAGAGTACTTTATtacgatattataaaattataaataaaatttttgtatttatacttaatggtattttatttaatggagaatttttttctttttttattaaaaggaaaaagaattattaaaggaaaaataataagcgagatttacatgaagcagaaaataaaattattgtcaCTTAATTAATTGTTTAGAATAAATTTCATGATACTTACCCGATAAGATAACATCAAGCCTGTTTTATTTAACATCCAAAATGGACAATATAAAGCCATAATGATAGAACCATGTTTGTATGATGTATGCATTCCCAAATCCATTATAACTTTTTGTGCACTATCAAAAGATTCAAAAGACCATACAGAAAATTCTGGTGGATTCGCAAGTATCTCACCTCTACATGACCAATCTTTTTCTAAATAGTTTGGTAACTGTAACATATAATTAAGTAAGTTATATGAGTCACAATGTATAGAAATATGATTTACTTACTTTTATGATTATATAAGACTTTCCTGGGTCAATTGTAGGAATCTGATAAGATGTGCCAGCTTCTAAAAGTTTTTCTTGCACATTTCCAGGTAAACatacaataatatcgataggcaaaaaattcttcaaatatACAGCTGGGTATAAATGAACATTATAGATTGTACTTGCTATAGTATGTCGACTAGTAGTCTCAAAATAAACTTGTTCCATTTCACCAACAACCTGTAAGTATTATAATACATtctcaaaatatataaattctgttttaaaatattggaattattttttctctactatgttattctattaTTCTCTCTACTATTGTCTAGGTAATAAAAGACACTTTCAATGTTTAAAGCATAACAGTAACAATACACTCCGTCTTATATTACcaataaaacataaaaaaaacgTGCAATGAACACATTATACTGAATACCAACATAAATTTTCAACAACTATTCGAACATTTTAAgcataatataaataaattaaaaaattaaccaTAATACATTGTAAAAACTTGTTACTGAAATgcattgaaataaaaaataaaacagtgcctacaaagaaaattaaacaaagaaaagtcctataaaataaaagatctgTTCTCATAATTTAATGACTGAAAATtgttgaatttaataaaaagaattaaattcaatataaaaataatttgttcatatttctgtttttgttttgttgtaattatattattaatatgacacaattaacaattataaCAGAAACCATGCCAATAACCATTTCCAATCAAACATATAGGGATTCTCTATCGATAATCAGTATAATAACTATACTTATCctacaatattatttgttacaGGTATACATCcacattaaaattattaactatCTAATAGCGGCagtaaagatatttatttggCTGATACCCAACGTATACTATGTAGCAACTGATTCTCAAACTAGtttagaaaaagatggtagTACCTGTATAGGTGCTTCCAGATATTTTTTGTGCTCTGAGGGTAAAGTTTTCAAGCAAAGACGCTTGACGCAATCAATGAAACGACAGAATACGGATCGCCAGTTAATAGCATTCAATAATAAGCCAATAGTgttgttattatataaaatactacCAACCACAATCATCATGAAAAACATCTAAAAGTAAAAACTGCTGCTTATAAAAGCATGTAGTGtaacttttttaacgaaattttGTTTGATTACAgcatatgaaaataaaaataaatcaaacgtACTGTTTCATTATATGACTATCAAACATAATCGAAACGTCGTGAATAATAGTATTACACGTACTACACAGTgtgaaattttgaaagacagaaatcaaatataaaaattttctaagtgTGTACATAAATAAACGTGTTTCATTTTGTTACCTTTATGTAAAATGGTTCTACAGCTTCTTGCCTCACTCGAGCTTCGCATTTTAACAGCTTTGTCATACTAACTGTTTTTTGTAAATCTTTCCAAATAAATTGTTCTAGCGAAACCATATATCTAAACAGGAAAATTAAATAAGTATTATAGAAGGAcgtaaaaaatacaaaatttatataaaagtataaagtaCCCTTCAACACTGAAAAATAGCCCATAAACATTTGTTGGTGTATATACAGTGTCTAGTGGAAGATTTAATTTACTATCTGGAGCAACAGTTCCCACGCATTCAACTTCATTTCCACGTTTagtcatataatatacagatATTGGTTGACTAAAATGATTGTGTAcctaaaaaattattacttgCAATTATTACTAAAGCTTAGGAATAAGAACTTATGCAATTTACCTGTAGAATACTTCTAAGAGTAACAATAGTACTTCCTTCATCTACTATAACATCAGAAACAATACCCCATTCTTCAGAACCGTCCTTTCGATATTTCAGTGAAAAGAATCTTTTATCAGCTCTTAACACAGGTACAGCCAAAGttctattaatttctttaaactttaaaaaatattatatattaactaACTAGATATTATTTTAGTTATATGCAATAAACTCATAAATTTATACACTTTAAAAGTATTACCGAAATAATAAACTTATCATCGTCTTTTTCTTTGattgtttcaattttcaattgaTCAAGCAGTGGTATCTCAGTTTTTGTTGTCCTCGGAGCTAACTGTACTGACGCACCAGATTCAAGAATTACCTCCATATACGAATCTGCGTTATTACTTGTAAGTTTGGATCCATCATTAAAAACCTAAAAAaagatatgtatatttattttatatacatagttcatagtattatatttataattaaaagaacATAAAAAATTCAACGACAATAAACCTTGAAGTGACTGCGCTCCAAATCTAAAACTATTGCTAAACCAGTTTCATTCTTAAGAACATATGGTGCTACACTTTTAGCCGCTCCTTTCCCGCTAGCTTCCATGGCAGATGAAAATGCATTACCAAGTTGTTGTAATACATCGAGACATGTTTTAGTCACAGttatttccaaattttccTATTGCAAAATGTCATAAAGATTTTACGTGAAATATACACTAAAAAAATCAATGTTTACTAACTTACAGTTGATATTATATCAATAGACATTTTGGGAATCTGATGTAATTCTTCTGTTTCACTATCTGATGTAGGACTGGCCGCACTTGCGCCTCTAGAATCCGGTGATACATCATTAAATTGAATCTAACAtacaaaatgaataaaaagacACATAAAAACAATGAAAGAAGTTCTAAGAAATGTAAcatttccatttaaaaaaatttaaatacattacTTTAACTTTTAGTTCCCAAGGTGTAGAAACCCGCTTTTCATTTCTGATCCTCTCTATTGGTTCAATTAATGGTTCCCACAATGCTAGACAGCTATTATAATATGCCATAATTACCGACATTGTACACTCCATGTTCATCTAAaagtatttgaattttaaacaaatagTGCAAAAAAATCTTCATTAAAGTTATACCACTATATCTTACAGTTTTTGTACTCCAATCACTAATGTTACTTTCAAAGCCAATATGAAGTAGAAGCATTGGCAATGTTTTATTACCAATGCCTGCTTCTAATGTGAGTAAAATTGTTGGTGCAGAGATTATTGCTAATTCTGGCTTATAAACTGTAGTATCTTCATCATCAGAATATACAATATCTTCTATGGCCTCTACTCCTACTTctaaagaaagaatagaaaacataTAAAAGCAACTCgcgttaaataaaaagaacttaagtgtacattaaatataaataaataaataaataaatatatatatatatatatgtcgggtttacattagagtTAGGGTTAGGgacgtgaaacgaatcttcgtttggactacacgttgtcgttatgcaatagtgtgactagtgcaaatacgattatcatagaaccggacaagtaactgcggtaattagatactcgagaaactgatgacaatgatcctaggttcaataacgaatccgcgatcgacgggatgacagatgaacgtgctcacaaaacCCAAGTCGGACGCGCAacattcactggtcgtaagggGTTACTCCTTTCGTCGACGAGATcgcaagaaagaatgaatttccgtcccgatgatgccacagaggaaaactatatggggtgtgtctaaagacacgagatcatcggattcgacgaggatagccttcgttcagaaagtaagagaaattggcgttgctgctaattggtcaatctccatagaaaaagatgctagccgccctcgagggaaagttgctagtgggagacgtcgttgaaaaataggtctcctcTATCTGctcgtagttgggacaaagactcgcagtttgtttgaaggactttagttagctaaatcttaagatttataacgggccctcaggctagctgaacatgtactgcggagacgcatcgacatctggcaatcatcttactcgaagaatagggtctgcgtgtggcgatccacgggacagaaaccgttggaatgtttactgtcgcgtgccgccacaaatatttctttcaagGAGAgttatagaattacttcatacctttgttagacaaagtgTTCATCCCGTAActgcggctacgttcggcgactgactgtcgcctcgagcccaagctcattatcacaaatctcgaacaaatacaatcggatcgaaagacgacaattgtttaattacaccTATGATAGAGtctagattacggtgttaagggattttcccgaagttccaaaggggaggcttcgatgtcctttcatctccgacatatatatatatatatatatatatatatatatatatatatatatatatacacatatatttatatatatacatattatatatgtttttaAGAACCTGTTTTTAAGAACCAAAAATCATTTTCTTCAAATGGAGTGACAACCCATAATCCTTCATAATTTCGCTCAGTAATAATAACTTCCTGATCTTGCTCTTGTGTCTTTGTGGCAGTATGAACTACTTTATTCAATATTTCTATGACACCTATAAAtagcaaatttgattagtgaTTCAATTTCGACATTAATTATCAATAATTTATTGAATCACCTGGCGAAACTGATAAGTGAATGTCTGTGCAACAAATATCAATGTGAAGTCCTTTTCCTTCTGGTGTAGAACCTGCTACACTTACACTGCATGGTCTTAGCACctttataaaattaacattttagTAGTTTCACATGTAGGAATAATATGAATCATAAGTGAACATTTTTATAAGAATCTTTACCTGATATATCCAATCACTTCTCTTCGCGGTATTATATATACCAGCTAGAATTGATAAATCTTTTATGGTGCCTGCTATTACTTGATGTTCATCCATTATACGTACTTTCAACAGTAATTCAGTCTGAAAAAATGTTACACATATGAAAGAAAcaatatatatcatatacacCAATAAAAATACATCAAGTAGATATTACATTTAATATGATACAATTGGAATTTATGTCATCCATGTCCTCTAACAAAATAATATCGGGTTTCTCAATATGTACATTAACcgtaaacatttttttagttGGTGATACagtttgtttctttttaactGCTGATTCGTTATAATTCTTTGGTTGCACTGTTTTATTTGTCGATGGTTCATCAGTAGTGAAAAAATCTTTCACTTTCATTAAATAGTCAAGTGACACAATAATACTAAATGAAAAGACTCGAATATCAACTGAAAACAAactcaattaaaaattttttaatggcAATAAGGACATAttctatattaattaaaaaatattgttcaaCTCACCAAACATGTCATTTGAACTTTGTCTAATGGTCATATCTAACATACTGCGAACAGGTTTGGATTCTTTTTCTATATCATCCATAGAAGGCACTGCCGTAGTTCTTTCCATGATTCTTGTAAGAGAACCTTGCCTATTTTGACGTATGTCGTCCAAAGTACAGTTCATAAGAAGAATTGAAGTTGCCATTAATCCATCGGCAAATATTCGACCTTTTAACGCGAAATGGGTTAAACAAAATTTCGCTAATCCATTCTCCGGTAGATGAAGCAGAGAACTTTGTGATTGCAGCTgtaattaatttgaataatttatacatatgttGTTATCAACTTACTATCCCACTATccacaaaataaaaattttccggttgtatgtatatatatatttcattgaaattaccaTTTTTGAACCTCCTGTAAATAAAGTAATCATAAGACTGTCCATAACAAACTCAAATTTGATGGACGTGTGTGTATGTACTTGCTCTTGCGAGTTTGGATCTTCTGCATCTTCTGCAGTAGCTCTTACAAATCTATCTGCTCAGATAAAGACATAATTAGTTCATAATTTCTTTactttattgtaaataaagcaaattatatattcttacCACTTTGTCGATGTTGTAAAACTTCTACTTCGAGTTTCTTTTCGGATTGACTAACACTTGCCGTGAGCTTTGTATCTTCAACTGTTTCACCtaaatttttttctaataCTTTCAATGTAGTTGCATAATCCtctttacttattaatatattaattttatttagtctACCCGACATGTCAATATCAGGTATAGATGTAAACCAGGCAGTAGataaattacgtttaatgAGTAATGTAAAACTGACTGGTTCTAACAGCAATATTTCGTTTTCAATCGCGAACTTCTCCATATTTAGTCTTACGctattgtaaaaataatacattaaataatTGCGATTATCAAGATTAgtaaatgttattaaattctgtaaataattattaccgGGACAACTTTAAATTTTGTAGCTCGATTCTCATTTCATCGACAATAGGACAATCTCCAGCATCATTTGTAACTTCTAACTTCTTAAAAACATTACATATAGTAAGGTTACCCATATCTAGTGTTAAACAATGATCACTTTTCGAATGCATTGGTACATATATAACTGGAGCCTAGATAACAatttcgtcataacgtaaaTGATTTAGTAAACAAAAAatcgaattatttttctacaCATTTTTCTATATACTTTAATTTTTACTGCAAGGCCAATACGTGCCGCGCTTTCTTTAACGTCTTTAATATTTGTCTTCGCGGCTTCTGCAGCTGCTGCTGATGCATCCCTTATGGCTTGTTGTGCCGtttgaaaattgtttaaaaaactctaaaagatgaaatattctttaatGCCATCTATTTATTAAGATATTTTCACTATTATATAAGATTTTTTTACCATTATACTAGTAACAAACATATTCAAAAAGACGATACGATAACAGCCCATAACAACTGTGATAgacatattatttttatcaatgtCTGACGACtcaatattatacattatagcTTGGATTTGCAAGGATTCAGTATCTTCTGTCACTGATACAATCTATATATCAAAACAGtagttaattatattattacaataaattaacatttaattgatttaataaaaaaataaagactTACATCCTTGTAACCTGACGCTTCGTTAAGATCTTTAATGCTAATAGAAGATAAATTAACATTTGCTTGAGAATAGGAAGCTTTCATTATAAATCCGGCAGTGATACCGTCGATATAAAATGCAGAAATTTCTCTACAATCACTAGTTATCTTCATACAAATAGTCCCAACTTTTGCTTGGACTTTTAGATCTACGTGCTCCATCATTGTTCTTCTCCGTcctaaacatatatatataattataatttataacttcAACCTTAAAGTATAAAAACATATAATAGAAGTGTACTTACGTGCCGTTGACCTAAATTTTTGCTTTTGAATTTGTTCTCTTAAAAATGTAGAAGTTTCTTCTTGAATGGAAACCAAATGAGAAGGTCGTGGACGTATGCGAGGCTCTTTTTCAAGTTTACTAGTTGCTATGACATTCATTTGATCCTACAATTTAAATATGAGACAATATAATTTGCGCTTTATTACTCATATACGCAAAATTTGTTGCTACTATAAATTACCTGCAcatatgatataaattgaAGAAGATTTATAAGAGCTTCTtgatgtaataaaacatccaATGTTgtaaattctaattttaataattgaagAACAGATCCATATTTCGTCTTAAATTCAGGAGATCGCTTATTTacctaaaaataaatataaaagagtTAAATTATATCctgtgaataatttatttaataatataaatctaTTTACTTACATTTATATACTGTACTGTTATCAAATATTCATGTCTACCTGATAACATTGGAGTGGTtatcataaatatttctctttgATTGTAATGTTGCTTGACTTGAACTCCACCTAATCTTAATAATATCTCTTGATCATAAGTCCGTTGTAACATCTCTGCTTCTAACTGTAGTACCTCGAACTTCACAAATGGTATTATTTCATTACCCTTTTGGGATGAAACTTGTATTGCaaattctataataaataatataatttttgattAAAATCTAATTACTTATAAAACATCATTTGTTAcctttcatttcaaatttcatttccatatcAATCGTTTGTTTAACTGAAGTTACAGTAgaatcttcttctttcttcttctcagCAATGGTGGTAGTTATATCTTTCAGCAAAGATAATTGTGAAACAGATTTActctaaaaaatattttttaatcagaaTAGAACATCTAATAATCGatgtataatacaaaatataccATAGATGACTTCTGGAGATCTGTTGGTTCCTCTTTTGGCTGCGGTATGCTCTGAGCAATAGAAAGAGCTTGCAATAAACGAATatctaaaaaaattaaaagagaagattATATTCTgcgtattattaatatatactatttactaaaacaaaattttgtcccAAAATGATACCTGTTATATTAACAACAACTGATGGTAATTGGCCTATCAACCTTAATTTCGGAAGTAATGGATCGTCCGTTATTAAACATTTGTGAAATTGGATTTCAAGCGTTGTTGGGTGTAATAATGTCATAGAATCATCCACATTTGATAATACCGTGCGCCATTCTTCACCAGGCAATGAAACTAATACCTATTTTACATTATAGTTAAACGTGATCATAATGATGACTACACATTTGATAcataagaaattgaaaatacatACTTGAAAATCGACTATctttaaaacaaatttatcaTAACTATGTTCTCTAAGATGCAATAACACATCTTCTTCAGTTTTACCCATGCTGATTAATTGTTTAACAGATACATTTGTCTTATCATCGCCCTTTGGT
This window harbors:
- the LOC126873862 gene encoding intermembrane lipid transfer protein Vps13 isoform X2 — its product is MVFESIVAELLNKVLGEYIQNLDCTQLKLSLWGGDVVLKDLLIKESALDILDLPIRLEYGRLGKLILKIPFKDMWNGQIDAIVEELFILVVPSSQVAYDAEKEARIQLEAKHAELARVEKKKQLADIKSQEKLDDSMIEKLIARMIKNIHIEIKKIHVRYEDHISYKDHPFSVGFTLSTFTLESCTDSWQTTGNLKDMYAIPQIYKLCTLDGLAVYLNTTLEQFSNTKSNYLNLFHNGIATIDYNPPGYQYLLGPINVNAKLKLNPKPETDGSNYTIPKVWLDMEMQKLRIGLARKQYQTIVQLGEGLDQAQKAAPFRKYRPNLTSYRGHYKEWWKFAYVCVLEEEVRRKRRNWDWNHMKEHRDMCRSYADSYQTKLTTKKVTQEIADHLTQCERRLDIFNLVIIRQKIEMEVERMAEREKNLKAKRGWFGFLWSSTQTEETQELNSAAAIMRKFEQAMTPQEKEKLYRAIDYQENSAPAHYPETYEMIDTRFLLHELQIIILDTDKEHPCILDLQLHSVEAGFKSRPSANAILVTASINEMKLLGTKQDEHIPSLFNSHQHGADNVLISVSYEKNPLDKLCGDRMIVKSKSVDIIYDAQTVIEIANLFKVQNSSTLNNLQAAAAVQLEGLKEMSALGLEHAIQKHSVLDIQVNMQASQLIIPHDGFYDSTKSLLVVNLGSLQIHSLEKPKGDDKTNVSVKQLISMGKTEEDVLLHLREHSYDKFVLKIVDFQVLVSLPGEEWRTVLSNVDDSMTLLHPTTLEIQFHKCLITDDPLLPKLRLIGQLPSVVVNITDIRLLQALSIAQSIPQPKEEPTDLQKSSMSKSVSQLSLLKDITTTIAEKKKEEDSTVTSVKQTIDMEMKFEMKEFAIQVSSQKGNEIIPFVKFEVLQLEAEMLQRTYDQEILLRLGGVQVKQHYNQREIFMITTPMLSGRHEYLITVQYINVNKRSPEFKTKYGSVLQLLKLEFTTLDVLLHQEALINLLQFISYVQDQMNVIATSKLEKEPRIRPRPSHLVSIQEETSTFLREQIQKQKFRSTARRRRTMMEHVDLKVQAKVGTICMKITSDCREISAFYIDGITAGFIMKASYSQANVNLSSISIKDLNEASGYKDIVSVTEDTESLQIQAIMYNIESSDIDKNNMSITVVMGCYRIVFLNMFVTSIMSFLNNFQTAQQAIRDASAAAAEAAKTNIKDVKESAARIGLAVKIKAPVIYVPMHSKSDHCLTLDMGNLTICNVFKKLEVTNDAGDCPIVDEMRIELQNLKLSRVRLNMEKFAIENEILLLEPVSFTLLIKRNLSTAWFTSIPDIDMSGRLNKINILISKEDYATTLKVLEKNLGETVEDTKLTASVSQSEKKLEVEVLQHRQSDRFVRATAEDAEDPNSQEQVHTHTSIKFEFVMDSLMITLFTGGSKMLQSQSSLLHLPENGLAKFCLTHFALKGRIFADGLMATSILLMNCTLDDIRQNRQGSLTRIMERTTAVPSMDDIEKESKPVRSMLDMTIRQSSNDMFVDIRVFSFSIIVSLDYLMKVKDFFTTDEPSTNKTVQPKNYNESAVKKKQTVSPTKKMFTVNVHIEKPDIILLEDMDDINSNCIILNTELLLKVRIMDEHQVIAGTIKDLSILAGIYNTAKRSDWIYQVLRPCSVSVAGSTPEGKGLHIDICCTDIHLSVSPGVIEILNKVVHTATKTQEQDQEVIITERNYEGLWVVTPFEENDFWFLKTEVGVEAIEDIVYSDDEDTTVYKPELAIISAPTILLTLEAGIGNKTLPMLLLHIGFESNISDWSTKTMNMECTMSVIMAYYNSCLALWEPLIEPIERIRNEKRVSTPWELKVKIQFNDVSPDSRGASAASPTSDSETEELHQIPKMSIDIISTENLEITVTKTCLDVLQQLGNAFSSAMEASGKGAAKSVAPYVLKNETGLAIVLDLERSHFKVFNDGSKLTSNNADSYMEVILESGASVQLAPRTTKTEIPLLDQLKIETIKEKDDDKFIISFKEINRTLAVPVLRADKRFFSLKYRKDGSEEWGIVSDVIVDEGSTIVTLRSILQVHNHFSQPISVYYMTKRGNEVECVGTVAPDSKLNLPLDTVYTPTNVYGLFFSVEGYMVSLEQFIWKDLQKTVSMTKLLKCEARVRQEAVEPFYIKMFFMMIVVGSILYNNNTIGLLLNAINWRSVFCRFIDCVKRLCLKTLPSEHKKYLEAPIQVVGEMEQVYFETTSRHTIASTIYNVHLYPAVYLKNFLPIDIIVCLPGNVQEKLLEAGTSYQIPTIDPGKSYIIIKLPNYLEKDWSCRGEILANPPEFSVWSFESFDSAQKVIMDLGMHTSYKHGSIIMALYCPFWMLNKTGLMLSYRKSSKGGKEHSSPIKSGEDYLNVLYHPENFKGPILFSFRSKVFFGKKKAMIRVENGEWSDKFPIDVAGSEGVVICKYNGQIYQIGVHNQLTYNSLTKQITFTPYYVLINNSDYLIECQEGNRPADPMIKVPARECAAYWPRSDHEQKTLSARIAGNPEKTAPFIYTENHTTLLKLNNKYGGINVDIQISEGGVYISLSAYTHGNAPALIINHTPHTINFWEKGSLNVRSVQSYNRMFYTWENPAGPRKLVWEDNNKKEIEETLRKDTLGGFQLPDLEEEVYYVSFLDGTQRVLLFTTNMKVAEDCELAGDFEPIEQEITISIHGVGFSLVNNIMRTELLYLCIASSGIMWETRKSVNHRWRNLDTREVIVIEEGYQKYIRELQMDKSPVQKVILEPKLEVDYLNMEMLKPHRRCLRRTFQTGLWLQYRTSVHQVQLHAKINRLQIDNQLTDCVFPVILAPVPPPKSVTASTVMKPFAELSMVKRLLEHSNVQQFRYFKVLIQEFHVKVDIVFINAIVGLFEANEMNDAEESKLFKLDMKLVDEPLMYHVSLITTAEQKNFFDLLHFSPLKIHISFSMSGSGSGPSALPQVLNVLLQGIGVTLTDINDIVFKLAYFEREYIFMTNKQLISEATTHYVGQAIKQVYVLVLGLDVIGNPYGLVVGTMKGIEDLFYEPFQGAIQGPGEFAEGLLLGMRSMLGHTVGGMAGAVSKITGAMGKGIAALTFDKDYQRKRQEQLNKQPANLQEGLARSGKGLIMGVVDGVTGVVMKPISGAKEEGVEGFFKGFGKGMVGLVTRPTAGVIDFASGSFGAVKRATELNEEVKKVRPSRFLQLDCLVRPYVRDEAEGHKILCELEKGKYANTDIYFYHMYINKDVLLLTDKRIAYLEHSDLFGGWRVHWTHAWQEMSEQPKIVDKGVQIFIKDSSKKKKLGLFGSTDQSKIILIPDYNIRQLLCDKMQQQINQYEL